A single Mytilus trossulus isolate FHL-02 chromosome 12, PNRI_Mtr1.1.1.hap1, whole genome shotgun sequence DNA region contains:
- the LOC134693221 gene encoding uncharacterized protein LOC134693221: MLSNNTTVNLVDQPKSVYGIPNEADLKYCCYEAFLIHNYLFAVVYLIVYVYGMSLIIKYVKLLVRQRLIFTILVLTIISEVCTITFLLIDPYGLLKRIPKIILTFLWKVPDTIKLWNFFLLHYFLSKQTRLHLGTPEIKNFNLLLMCCIVESVLLTICIILTCFQVTTFPLPVINDGIVTIFAFLLLSVFIYGAPQLSQYIRETKRASKSFNEFSSSRKKEELKTSQSFDTNQKRLKFPKIRKSESSFRKISLTSFSDSSVIEVKVPVEKVIFSKVIKRPCNLNIKPNIFTDDVLNFGEISNSRKMKKEDSFLDNSKNKQLIPNTSTDSVYKELPQEQCNCAKFLDLENGMIPYTNDVNDTRQENSKSISNEQGYLADGECHSHNSENSLDSRSKSFDTEQTATENNRKNKAGFPVSISFLSVYRVRQFKMLQRMLKVCYIQTFSMGILIICKLYIIFSEYGGIFYTRRLKPVPWLVFQSLYRTVEFTISLVYTAAVHVYTSSKPSGQMRKRK; encoded by the exons ATGTTAAGCAACAATACAACAGTTAATTTGGTGGATCAACCGAAATCTGTGTATGGTATTCCGAATGAAGCTGATTTGAAGTATTGTTGTTACGAGGCTTTTCTCATTCATAACTATTTATTCGCAGTCGTTTATTTAATAGTCTATGTATATGGGATGTCCTTGATTATAAAATATGTGAAGCTATTAGTTCGACAACGTCTGATTTTTACTATTTTAGTATTAACTATTATATCAGAAGTTTGCACCATAACGTTTTTATTGATTGACCCGTATGGTCTATTGAAGAGAATTCCAAAAATAATCTTAACGTTCCTTTGGAAGGTACCAGACACGATAAAACTATGGAATTTTTTCCTGCTTCAttactttttatcaaaacaaactCGATTACACTTAGGTACGCCGGAAATAAagaattttaatttgttgttgatGTGTTGTATAGTCGAGTCAGTGCTTTTAACAATATGTATAATTTTGACATGCTTTCAAGTTACTACATTTCCGCTTCCGGTAATCAACGATGGAATTGTTACCATATTTGCTTTTCTGTTACTGTCTGTTTTTATATACGGAGCACCACAGTTATCGCAATATATAAGGGAAACAAAGAGAGCAAGCAAAAGTTTTAATGAATTCAGCTCATCTAGGAAAAAAGAAGAGTTAAAAACTTCTCAGTCATTCGATACCAACCAGAAACGACTGAAATTTCCCAAGATAAGGAAATCCGAAAGTTCTTTCAGAAAGATATCACTGACAAGTTTTTCCGACTCTTCTGTAATTGAAGTTAAAGTGCCAGttgaaaaagtaatattttcaaaggtGATAAAACGTCCCTGCAATTTAAacataaagccaaacatttttacTGATGACGTTCTAAACTTCGGAGAAATTTCAAATAGTAGGAAGATGAAAAAAGAAGATTCTTTTCTCGATAACAGTaagaataaacaattaattcCAAATACTTCAACGGACTCTGTGTATAAAGAATTGCCTCAAGAACAGTGTAACTGTGCTAAATTTCTTGACCTGGAAAATGGTATGATACCCTATACCAATGACGTCAATGACACAAGacaggaaaattcaaaatctaTTTCAAATGAGCAAGGGTACTTAGCTGATGGCGAATGCCATAGTCATAATTCTGAAAATAGTTTAGACTCTAGAAGCAAATCATTTGATACTGAACAAACAGCAACGGAAAACAATCGAAAAAATAAAGCAGGATTTCCGGTTTCGATTTCATTCTTAAGTGTGTACAGGGTACGACAATTTAAAATGTTACAACGAATGTTAAAAGTATGTTACATCCAAACATTTTCTATGGGAATTTTGATTATATGTAagctttatataatatttagtgAATATGGAGGGATATTTTATACCAGACGCTTAAAACCTGTACCATGGCTTGTGTTCCAGTCTTTATACAG AACTGTAGAGTTTACCATCAGCCTGGTATATACAGCAGCAGTTCATGTGTACACGTCATCAAAACCGTCTGGTCAAATGAGGAAAAGAAAATAA